TGGTTACCACCGTGGACCATTAAATCTACGTAAATGTTTAAGATAAAGCTAATACAAATTGTCTTCAAAGAGTCACTTCAATTGCCAATGAAACTGGGAATGTCAGGGAATTGGCAGTGAGTATCGTGTCGCGTGGTTTCAAAACGGTACCTGGCTATCACTTGAGCGCTCTCGCACAAACCACTCATAATGCGCTATTGTAAACAGAACGCTTCCAAAGGCTCCGAAATAGCCTGCCAACGGAATTGAGAGGGCAATCGAGAAAAAGTAGTACAACCCCATCAATATGCCGGATTCCTGGCCTGTAAAAAGCATCGCGGCCTGAGAGACTGCAAAGATCATCGACACGGGAAACAGGGCAATGCCCGGAATGACAAGGGCGGAAAGGCACAGTCCGAGCGATGGCAACTTTGCTGAAGAAAGCTGTGCAAGCGACTTCGAGACCCCATCGCCGATACTCAAGTTGTACAAGACGATGTTTCGGTATGTGTAGTTCATAGCAGTCGTCAGGAATAGTGTCGCCGCAATAGCGACCGGCACAAAGAGCAACGCTATCACAATACCGAGAACAACCGAACTGATAAATGCGATGATCAGTGGAAGCCCGAGCATTATGACAAGCAGCATACCGCAACCGATCGAAAGCAATGCGACCAACAAACTGCGGCCAAAGAAATCGAAACCTGCGCGCAAGGCCTCTCCTGCACGCAACGGTGTTCCGGCACGGGCATGCGAGGTTGCAAGAATCAATGCCGGCTGTAGTATCGCGCCAGCCAACAAAACCAATACACCGAACGCCATTGCAACGCCCATCAATATGGCGAATTCCTTTATCGGAAACTCATCACCGGGCTGATAGTGGAAGTTGGTTGGATACCCGCCAATGAGTTGCGGGTAGATGATAAATCCTGCAAGCCAAAACCACTTGAAACGCCAAGCGATTACGAATGCCTCTTTGAGAATGTCAGCAAATTTCATAGTAAGATATAATAGAGTATTGCTTCAATTCTCCCAAGACGATTTTTTGTCACATTCCGGGAGATTCCATAACTGACTTTTTTCATCGATTAATTCATTGCGCTACAACGAGATTGCCGGCAATGCCCGGTACTGTCTGAAGATTTTTTCTTGACAGTTGTTTAATCAATCCTATTTTGACAAAACTTCTGACTCATGTTTTCGTAAACTTTTGCGATAATAATAGTCAAACTTAACGAGGAGAAAACCTTGATGCTGAACTGGCAACAAACACCCGCACAACGTCGGGGAGTAGTCTGCCTGCTCCGTGACAAGGTTCCGCCTCGGCCTATCCGCCCTAATCTCTAAATACGACATTACACGGATAATTCGAGCCGGACCCGATCGAGTCCGGTTTTTTTGTGATTGCCACCGGACTCTGACAAGAGTTGTTTAAACGATTAGAGGATTGGTTAGCAAATTATGGATTCAGCATATTATCAAGAGGAACAGGAGACTTCAGTCAGCGCCAGAGAAGCGTTGCGCGGCTTGTTGCCGCTCCTGTCACCGCACCGACACAGGTTGTATATCAACCTTGTGCTGCTCATTGTCGCCAACGGGCTCTCGTTGCTTAGCCCGGTGGTGATTCAGAAGACTGTCGATCTGGTTACATCCCCTGCCTCGACGACTGCCGGCATCGGTCTGCCGACTGCCGCCGTTGATGCACTGATCCCGCAGATCATGTGGATGTCCCTTATTTATGTGGTCGTGTTATTCGCGTTCCTGGTTGCGAACTACGCTCAACGAGTTCATTTGGAAGTAATAGGTCAGGATGTTATTACCGATTTGAAACAACGCTGCTTCAATCACGTCGTCGGACTTTCAGTATCGTTCTTTGATCGCAATCCGGTCGGACGGCTGTTGTCACGAGTTGAATCAGATGGCGAGGCGCTCCGCCAGTTCTTCTCAAGTGTCGTCGTGCTGATTATCGGCGATGCGCTGAAATTGATCGGCATTTTTGCGATTCTGTTCTACTACAGCTGGCGACTGACGCTTGCTGTGCTGGCATTGGCACCGATCGTAATCGTGTTGATATACTTCTATCAGCGCTATACGACCCCGCGGTTTCTGGGCATTCGCAAGAAGATGGCCGACGTTATCGCGACAATGACGGAGTTCCTGCAAGGCATGAGCGTCGTCCAGGTATTCAATCGCCAGCAGTTGGTGCGGGACCGCATGAACGAAGCCAATCGGAACAAATTCAAGCTTGATGCCGAGGCGCACCTATCGCATACAACGTTCTTCAATCTGGTCTTCTTCGTGGAGAACGTCGGAATTGCAGCAGTGACGTTTTTCGGTGCGACCGTTCTGGTTGGACAGGTTTCAGGAACCGGCGCTGAATCAATGACAGTCGGTACAATACTGTTGTTCATCATGTTCATGAGGATGTTCTTCGAACCTATACATCGCGCGGCTGAAGAACTGCACGTATTGCAGCGCGCCATAGCAGGAGCCAGACGCGTGTTTGCATTAATGAAGAATGAGGAGCGGATTCCTGAAGCGCCTAAGCCGCTTGTGTGGCCGAGCTTCAACGAAGTCATTCGCTTCGAGAATGTCGGACTGTCTTACAATGGCGACGATCGCTTTGCACTGCGCAACGCTTCCTTTGAGATCGCCAAGGGCGAGAAGGTCGCGCTGGTTGGAGTTACCGGTGGCGGCAAGAGCACAATCGTAAACTTGCTGCTTCGTTTCTACGATGCGACTGAAGGCCGAATCACAGTCGACGGAATCGACATTCGCGACTTGCACACGACCGATTTGCGGTCAAAGTTCGGTTTGGTATTGCAGGATATCTTCCTCTTCCCGGGAAATGTCCGCGACAATATCACGCTTGAACAGAGTCGCATCAGTGCGGAAGCACTGGAATCGGCATCGCAGTTGGTAACAGCTGACCGGTTTATTGAGCGGATGCCGAAGAAATACGAAACTGAGATTTCCGAACGCGGCGCCAATCTCAGCCGCGGTGAAAGACAATTGCTGTCTTTTGCACGGGCGATGGTTTTCGATCCGCAGATCTTGCTTCTCGACGAGGCCACCAGCTCGGTGGATCCCGATACCGAGAAGCAGATACAACTGGCACTTGACCGGCTCTTGGCCGGCAGGACGTCGTTGATAATCGCGCATCGACTTTCGACGATTCTGGATGCCGACAAAATACTCGTCATCCGCGAAGGTCAGATTATCGAGCGCGGAACACATCGGGAGCTACTGGCTCAAGGCGGTTACTATGAGAAGCTCTATCGCCTGCAGTTCCAGGGACCAGAAACAGTGAAGGTAGCAAATGTGGAACAAGTTTAAGTGGTTGATGAGCGGATATTCCAACCACAAGCTGGCATTGACCTGGCTTGTGGTGGGAACTCCGGCCATCGCCGCCATAGCGATGCTGCAGCCAATGGTGCTGAAGTATCTTTTTGATGTCGTCAAGTACGGCAAGGGCGAGCTACCGGCTTTGCTCCAGCCGATTGGTGCAATGTTGCAGAGGTACGAGCTGTCACCTCTTGCGGAAGCTCTGACAATCCAGCTGATTCTTGCTGTAGTCGTATTGGTCGTTTACAACGCGCTTCAAGGCACACGCGCCTACATGAATCAGCGACTGGAGTGGGAGTTCCGTCAGCGGGCGTTCGCATCGACGACTGAGAAGGGTCCTGACTTTTTTAACGCCTTTCGCACCGGCGATTTGGTGACTCGTATGACCGACGACGTCGCCGAAAAGCTAGCGTGGTTTGCCTGCTCGGGAATCTTCCGGTTCTACGAAGCTGTGCTGATAGTCGTGATCGGTGTAGCAATGATGTTGACTTTGGATGTACGATTGACCGTTTACACGGTTACACCGTTACCGATATTGATCATCATCTTCATGTTTACATCGAGTTCGCTGGACAAACGCTTCGACAATCTCCAAGCGCGTATCTCCGATCTCAACAATGCGATGGAGTCGTGCTTTTCAGGCACGCGTGTGGTCAAAGCGTACAATCGCGAAGAAGCATGGAAGGAGAAATTCGCCGCCACAATCGGAGCGCGTCGCAAGGCGGAGATTTCAACCGTACGAGCCTGGGCAGCTATTGATTCGCTGTACATG
This is a stretch of genomic DNA from bacterium. It encodes these proteins:
- a CDS encoding ABC transporter ATP-binding protein — translated: MDSAYYQEEQETSVSAREALRGLLPLLSPHRHRLYINLVLLIVANGLSLLSPVVIQKTVDLVTSPASTTAGIGLPTAAVDALIPQIMWMSLIYVVVLFAFLVANYAQRVHLEVIGQDVITDLKQRCFNHVVGLSVSFFDRNPVGRLLSRVESDGEALRQFFSSVVVLIIGDALKLIGIFAILFYYSWRLTLAVLALAPIVIVLIYFYQRYTTPRFLGIRKKMADVIATMTEFLQGMSVVQVFNRQQLVRDRMNEANRNKFKLDAEAHLSHTTFFNLVFFVENVGIAAVTFFGATVLVGQVSGTGAESMTVGTILLFIMFMRMFFEPIHRAAEELHVLQRAIAGARRVFALMKNEERIPEAPKPLVWPSFNEVIRFENVGLSYNGDDRFALRNASFEIAKGEKVALVGVTGGGKSTIVNLLLRFYDATEGRITVDGIDIRDLHTTDLRSKFGLVLQDIFLFPGNVRDNITLEQSRISAEALESASQLVTADRFIERMPKKYETEISERGANLSRGERQLLSFARAMVFDPQILLLDEATSSVDPDTEKQIQLALDRLLAGRTSLIIAHRLSTILDADKILVIREGQIIERGTHRELLAQGGYYEKLYRLQFQGPETVKVANVEQV